The genomic interval AAAGTCGGTGGCGTGTTTTCCATAATAGATATGAATTAAATTCCGTGGTTTGTGAAATTACAACGCTTTCGGTTTGTGTTGGTAGTTTTTATTTGATAGCCTTCTCCGTTACTATTCACTTCCGCTCAACATAACAGTGGGCGTGGTCTGCGCGCGCAGGGATGCTTTATCCGCTACGGCAAGCCCGAAAGAACAAACCGCTTTAGGACCACCACAAAGTCACAATCCTAAATGCACAGCAGCAGGGGTGAATATAACCAGGCATAGTATATTCCTTTAACGCAGGCAGTGTTAGCATGTTCAATATTGTTCAAGAGTGTTCAATAATTATTAATTCTAATGATTGAAAATCCACACATGTCAGGAGAATACATATACGTCTGTGTGGTAGCTGCATGTGCGCTTGAGTGCGTCGGTGCGTGTGTCCGTCGGTACGTGCGTGCGCGGTGGTACGTGAGTGCGTCTATGCATGTTCGCAATGCGTGGGTGCGTGCtagcgtcggtgtgtgtgtgcgtgcgtcattgcgtgcgtgcgtcggtACGTGCGTGCGAGAGGGAGGGGCTTGTTATTCCATCTCAATCCCCACCCCGCTGTGTGTGGATGCTGCCGCGAGAAGAGCAGATGCTACTGAGCGGACCGCTGCCACTGCACCCAGCGGAGCCCAAGGTGTGCTAGATAGCTGCAACAGTCCTGTTTTGTTGTCCTCCAATACAGTGCAGAAGAGAAGCATATGCAGTATGTTGGACCATAACGAACAAAGACACAGGCCTGTTCGCAGTTGAGTGGGATACGCGAGGGAAGGGAATGTTCATTCATTTTACATATTTCTTGACACTATGGCTAAACAGTATGATGTGCTCTTCCGACTCCTGCTTCTCGGAGATTCTGGGGTTGGGAAAACATGTTTGTTGTGCAGATTCACGGACAACGAATTTCACCCGTCTCACATTTCCACAATCGGTAAGGCCGTCCGAAGGTGTGATGTTTAAAATTCTTATTGTTGTTTGCATGATGTCAATCTCATTCCGAGAATTCTGATGCAATTTCGCACAGCGCTCCCACAATTGTAATAGAAGTGTATGTAGGCTACTTAATTAAACACGCAATAGCATTATTTATAAACTATTAATTCATATGTATCAACCCCTTCAAACGTTGCATGAATGAGGGCTACAACATCAACTGTTATTGTCCCATCAAGAGATCGACATTGATCGTTTTTCCATTAAACGCAATGGGGTTAAGCAGCTATGGTGACTTGAGAACAGTGTAAAATTGATTAACCCTAGACATGATTGCCAATGTTTCCAGTCATAGAGTTCGGTTTGCTTCTTAAGTATTCTTTAGGCCTACAGTTTATGATCCAGTTAATTGTAGGACCAATTAAGGGAGTATTCAGTCAAGGAATAGTACGTAATGGCCAGAAAAATCCTCACTTTAGGTCCTTAATTAACACAAATAATTAAAAGTGGGAGTCTGTAGTCTCCACTTTAATGATGGCCATGGCTGTCTTGTGTTTGCATTCCTGTTAGTGAGGATTCCATCATCAAGCAGTAATTGGGCAAATTAAAGCTCTTGTGATGACGAGGGAAATAGACAATTATTTTTAATAACCCTAGTCTCTAATCTAATGAATTGAGGCCACCCAATAAAGTCCAGCTGCATCGGCTACACCCTCCACTCAAGAGATATAAAGCAAGTTGAATACAAGCAAATGTCTATAGCAAACCATTTTCTATTCCCAGTCATGCATTAGTTATCTGAGAGGGCGCCCGTCAGATATGTGACCGCACTAATATTAAAACATCCCAAAAACCATATTCAATAGAGGATGACCACAAATCAGATTATAGCATAGAGATCTAAATACTTCTGATAACAGGCCATCCACAATATATTTTTGACCGAATGGTCAAGACCACAACAGACGACAACATTCAAAGGGGGCCACACTTGAGTGTCTCATGGGAAAGGCTTTTGATGTGCCCAATAACACAATGTATAGGACAGTGATGCATTTTGGATCCTGCCATTTCTTTACTTGAAATGTATGACAGTAGACCATAGAACTTGGATGATTAGTTAACAGTTGTCTGCTATATGAACTCAGAGACCACCAAGATATTGGGTTTCACATTTTTCTATTAGCCTTGCCCCTTTCCATGCATAATTTATATGGGGGAGGATGTGTTAAGTACACTATGTATTCTGATATTGTGTATATACTGCTGTAGCCTAGCCTAGTTCCCATCTCATGGTTGTTTGCTGATGTCTGTGGATGGCAGAGGAATTACAGGTTAATTAAgagcatacacatacatgtagGTGCAGTGtacgtatgcatgtatgtatacacTATAGAAGAAGCCTGTCGTTTGAGTGGTACTAAAATGGTTTTAATTGTTGTATTGCGGCGCCATTGAGGGGAAATTTGACATATACAGCGAGTTGTCTTGTTAGGAATGAAGAACGTTTTGGCTTTCATCCACAGAGTCTACTAATCTTGATTTGAAAATCAAATTTCAGTCAATTATCTTCCATGTTTACATCCgttcttttattttgaaatttcAGCACTGTATGCCATATCCAATATCGACGGTTTCATTGTCAATATACCACAAAAAAGTGATTTAATCGTATACATAAATGACTGATAATCATTAATCATCGTAATATTAGACATAGGAATAGCGTCATAGTATCCATAAGACAGTAATAAATGACATTGAGTGACTCTCCCTGTGTCCTGAAAGCCATCGtctttctgtgtttctaaaTCAGTGTCTCGCAGACCTAGAACACACAGCTCTACCACTGGAGTGAATAATGATCTACCTGCACACGCTTCATTAAGACCCCATGCTATTTAAAGCCATGGACCTATTGCGCTCCGCAGGGGACAATGGAAGAATTATGCTCATGTAATGTAAAAGCCGTTCAACCTATACTCCTGCCAGACTGCCGGTTAAAAATCAATTGACCCATTTCACAGGGGCGTCATCGTAGGGCAAACACAGGTGTTGCTCATTATACTAATTATGGGGCTGCTGCTTTATGAGCAGGTCAATGTGTGTTATCTTGACTGGTTAAATTCCACGACCTGCTCCCTGGTACACAAAAAGAGCAGACCCGTAGTACGTGTTCtgagtgacacctgtgtttATCCGATAGGATGCCTCTGTGAAAGGGGAATAGCTCTGAGTACTCTATGCCATAGAGAAGGTTCTTGTCTCCTTGTACTGGATGTTCCTCATCTCAGCTGGAGGCATCAGAAGGCCGGGCCCTTTGTGCAGGAGCAAGGCATCTTAACTGGGATGTTTCTGTCAGAATGAACAAACTCGCACTACAGGGCACAATGTCCATAAGCCCTGTAGGGTGTCCTTTTATTACGAGAATTTATTCAGGACCAAAATGGTCTCACAGCGAGGGAGAGAATAGAAGCATCCAGAGTTCCCGACAGTATgaccccacacacccccaccacaaTGAATCAATTTGGGGTATTCCTGTAAATTGACCCTCCCAGCCGCAGTGTCATAACTCATCAGCTGACATTGAAAGTCCACCATGGGGGCTCATCTTAACAGGGTTGCAAAAAGCGGAAGCAGGTTATTCACCAAACTAAATCATACTACCTATAACTACAGCCTTGACTGTAATACAGAGCCCAAAAGATTGACACATAATCTTTTCAGCATTTCTACCAATGATGTCAAATCAGGCCGATTCAAAATGACATTGGATAGCAACATTGCTATCAGTGATTTGTGACAAATGTCACAGTGACAGAATAAGTACCACTTAACGCAATGACCAGTAGGTAATAGTATGTATTGGACTAAAATCAATTCCTGCTCTGCTTCTGTCATTCATATCACATCCAACAACTTAAAGCTAAGCCTTTGTTTTAGATATTTTAAATCGTAGAGAGGAGCGTAGATCTGTTTGACGGGAACTTCCTGGCAGGGCAAACACTGTTATGCTCTTAAAACACATGCCTCAACACTAGTATCTAATGTATAGTAGCCCAAACCAGTGGTTGATTACCTACACGGCTGCACTAATGAATGGAACCCCATAGACAAATTACAAGCTAGGATGCCAGATGCGATGAAGATGAGTCACCCTTATGACATATAGGAGGAAGACGCAGGAGATGTGATGTATTTCAGTCTGTTGTGTCTGCAGTAGTTCATGGATTTAGCATTCCTTATATTTCCTATTGTCCAGCAAAGGACTCCAGAGGTGCATTCCTGCACAAGCTACCTTGCTCAGAGCCCTTGCAGATGACCTCTGGCTGTTTGGCAGTTGGAGGTCATTTAGGAGTAGAGTTTATTTATAGAGAGATTATTGAGTAGCACCTGCTGCTTGAGTGTTTAATATCTTGGCCTTCCCCCCTGGGGCTCCATTATCACGACCGATCTAGGATTACAGCCGTCAGACCAACGATGAAAGATTGTACACAATCTTCCTCCATCCCCCAAAAGGATGGATACAAAactgtaagcatccttgagcaagatgccccatCTGTTCCTATAATTGACCCAATGAATGTATCTGAAGCTGTTGTGTCTATAAACTAGGCTAAAATTGTATGAATGTTTGCATCCAAAACGATATATAGGATTATTAGTATTTTTTAGTTTTCCCAGGCTAGAGTTACATCGATTGCATCCGTCCCCTCATCATAGACTTCGTGTCACTATGGCTCTGCTATTACCCACCCAAGGGACATGAAACATGCCAGCACCTAATCTGCGTCACCCAGCTGTCACAGTAAATGAACGAGTTCCGTTTGGGGCGTGTGTTTCCCATTAGTGTCTACATGGTGCTTTTCCTCGTGTGAAGCACTGCCTTCTTTTCTTGATGGGGTATTGTACTCACCCCCTGTACTCATCAGAGGAACGACAGAGCGGTAGAGAACGTTAACCTCCAATAATTTACTGCAGCCTGCAGAATATAGTTTTTGGGTTAGTTGTAGGCTGTGTATAACTTGATGCTGAAATACTTTTGTGTACTAGAAATAACCACGCCCATCCTCTTCACATTGGCCAACGCGTTGCGAACCACATTTGCGCATTGGACTCTGATAGCTTCTTCTAGAAGATTCTATGTTCTGATAGATTCTGTTTTAAGTTCTTAAGTAGGCCGCTCATTTAGAAGTGAGCTGCATGGCAGATGTTTGATCGTATCTATAAATAGCAGTGGTTACAAATGTGCAACAGTTGCTAATTATATGTGATTTTCTTATCTTATATCACTCGTTATTAGTTTCTCTCCATCAGTTAAGTTACAGTGACTCTCTAACCAAAGCAAGTCCTGGCCAAGCTTATTGGGGCACAGCCGTTGGGCACTGTTGAGTTCTCGCAAACATGTTTTAGTAAACGCCCATTGTCTTGTCCTCGTAGTTTCATTGTGTTGCAAGGCTTTCGGAATAAAGACTGAGCAGGAAGCTAGCAAATTAGAAATAAAAAGCACATCAGCTTTTTAGCCCGTTTTTGAAACGACACAATGGTGACTGTGCTTTTTAGATGTGGAACGGAGATTGAATTGACGGGCTGCTTGGTTATTGGACTTAGATTAGGAAGTCTTTAACCGCTCTATTTTTTCTCTTCAGGGGGAAGTTGAGCACTCAAAATGGACAAGAAAACCAAATATGGGAAAGCCGCTAATAGTTACCTCttcctttgtttttttgtctttctttactGAAAGTCCCCTTATTCAAACAAAGGGATGAAAGCGTCTAAGAAAAATCCCACTGTTAAGATACTGAAAACAAGAGGAGATTTGGTTATATCCTATTTGTGGAGCAACCTGTTTAGTTCACCTGCTTTAGGCTATGGTCTAtgtatttattaaaatgtatccaACAATGAAATCCAAGATCAACATATGGTACTACATTTTCTTCtaacaattattataattattacttATAATTATTACTAATTATTACATAATTAGTTTGtacacattttatttaataGTGTAAATTATAAAGAAAGTCAGTTCTAAAGCATAAAGCATTTATAATTAATTTTAGGTTGACAGAAGATGTGGTTATGTGTATGCAACAGACATAGATTCCATGTTCCCATCAGGCGCTTCCCATCTTGCTGAAACCACCAAGATGGTTGGTCACTGACGCGTGGCAGACCTCCTGCTTGCTGATCTCTTATGCTCTCTACCCACTCTTACTCCTTCCTGATGTTACCCAACCCTCGCAatcatcagcacacacacacacacacacacacacacacgcacacgcacacgcacacgcacacgcacacacacacacactaggcttGTTGCAGCCCCAGCATGCGATCAATACGTGGAAGTGCAGTAAAGCTTGCTGGAGGGttcttgcccccccccaccccatccacAGCATTAGGCCTGTGGAGCGTAAATTATATACTGATGTAAAGTTACAATGCATTAATGCCCTCCTTTCATGTTACTAAGCCACTGCTTGACTTGGAAGAGACTCAAAGCTCGGGTAAATTGattcccccccttccctcctgaTTTGTCAGAAAGGGATACTGCATGGCACCACGTTTAGGAAGCTCCAAGAGCATAACAAAAACAAGGGACAAGGGCCTGCAGAAAGGGTCggaaaaatgttttttaacttCCATCTCTTGCAGGAGTCGACTTCAAGATGAAGACACTCATGATAGATGGCGTCAAAGTGCGAATACAGATATGGTAAGGAGGCAACAAACACCATCCATGATGATTCATTCTATCGATATGTTTgattatatgaatatatatacgtgtatacatatttatatattggtCTACATTGGATGGATATGATTTCTGTTGTATTAACCTAAATTaaactgtctgtttgtgtgtgggtttcttcGTCCAGGGACACTGCAGGTCAGGAGCGATACCAGACCATCACAAAGCAGTACTACAGACGAGCGCAGGTAACCCCACCTGACAATACCCGGTTTGTATTTCTGGCCCCGGTACCGTCGTCCACCAGAGGGGGCCCTGCTGGGGCAGTATGAAGAGCTCATGTTGCATGAACAAACTGTGACCAAACTTTATTTTATGACATATTTAAAAATATCTCCTTAAATGGCCTATTCTACTTTTAGCAATCTGTGctcaatgcacaacaggtgtgcagcctcaccaggCCACCAGAGTCCGACTCGTTTTGActtggccaggtgaggctgcctaaACCAGCCCTCATTCCCACCCATTCCCACATAGCCCCAACACTCTCTTTGGCAGTTAAATTGTGCCCGTGGATCCCCATGGGAACCATTTACGGTGAATCCAACGACACCCAGTTAGTTACATTCATAAATCTGCCAATGCACCATCTTTCATCAGTCACCATAATGTTACATCACTTTGGCGATCGATAGTTACTTACAGAAATGTATTTACATGAAAATCTTTGTACTAATTATCATTAAAATGTCTCCTAATCTgtactattattttttttgctcaacatgcaaccatatgtgtaaacacataatttttttattagaaTAATTATTGTTCAAATTTGTTAACAATGATTGCATTTGCTTTGAGTGGAGACATATGTGTATCTATGGTGTCTAAGTTTGGCCTTTTTTTATCATGTGTACCAACCATCTGCATCGTCTCGCACAGGGAATCTTCCTTGTGTACGACATCACCAGTGAGAGGTCCTTCCAGCACATTATGAAGTGGGCCAGTGACGTAGACGAGGTGACTTCAAATTGCGTTTGAACAATCCTTCCACTGCTAATTCCTGTACTTTTAGTATCTGCCCTCGTTCAAATCTGCTAGTAGTAAAAGTAGAAATACTAGTATTTTGGGGCAACATAAAATATACCATAAAATATAAAGTAAATCAAGTTGAAGTTAAAATATAAATCCTTTTATAGATGGCTCTTGATATTGGAAAATTATGTCTGGGTTAGGTTCAGGGTTTGGGATAGTCTCAGAATCAATAACCCTTTTTAGGAAGACCAGAGTAGTGAAGTGTTCTCTGCTGTCCGAACCACTTACCATCTAACCTCAGCCAGATGGATAGGGACCGAGAGCAGACAGCCTGCATTGGGTTTAAACATCCTTTTACTGCCTTTTGTCCTCTGAATGACAAGTTAACTgacagttctctctctcccccccccccccccacacacacacacacacacacacccacactgctcTTCATCTATCCAGTCTCTCGAGATGAATAGGCGtccgtaacccccccccccccatccccctgttCCATATTAATCCACTGTATCTGTCCTCTGTATTCCCTGACGTTTTCCCATCTATCGTGACACCACATGGACGTCTTATTCCTGCCCTCCTCTGCTGTGCAGTACGCCCCTGAGAAGGTGCAGAAGATCCTGGTGGGGAACAAGTCTGATGATGGGGACAAGAGGCAGGTGGCCACCGCACAGGCACACAAGGTGGGCACCgtcctgcccccccaccccacgccCGGCACCACCTCTGCGTGGGGCTTCTGATGGTGGATGTTTTTTGCCCAAAATCAAAGATTTGATAATCTTTAGTTTTTATGACGCTTCTCAAAATCAATTGTGTTTCATGCTATTATGACTTCAGGAACTGTAACGGCTTCCTATGTAAAAGGTAAACGCTGGAAAAAGCGTCATGCAATATGGAATACTTTGGTCCCTGCAAatcattttttcttttaactACCATGCTTCAAACAGTCTTCCTTTTCAGTTCCATTATGAGGAAATACTCCTCATAGTAGCTGATTATAGTAATCATTGTCTCAGGGAATCCACACCTCCTTGAACCCTCATACAATCTCAACGTATGGTTAAAGGCTAGCTTTCACTTTAAGATAATTCCATTTCACAAGCTTTAAATGTATGTGCCCCTGAAACGATGACGTCGGATGACATAATAACATAATGTTTTCAGCCATGCTACTTGGAGCAATCCAATGTAACAGCAGGTTACATTGGAGCCTACTAAACTCACACCTATAACAAGGACATCAATTGTGCTTCTCATTGGTTTTAATGGCAAAAAATGGGTTTACAAATTTACATTGGTTTATATTTTCGCATCTGTGGTACCTTTTTCAAAGATTGCACTGTTTATCTATCTGATCATCATATCAGCACATTTCAAATGTAGGTCTCACCCTCATCCATACAAACATTGCTGTTATTGTCCCCCTAGCTTGCCGAGTCCTACGGAATGGACTTCTTTGAGACAAGTGcctacaacaaccacaacatcaCGGAGGTGAGGGAATAACCATTAACGTTTCCTCAAGTACGCTATACTCTATTGGTGTGTAGGCTCGTGAGGAGGATTCATTCTACAATCTTCATGGCCAATGGCCTTGGTTATTGTTATTGATATTCAATCCAGTGGCGGAGCTAGAACATTTTCAGTGGGGTGGCCAGGGTGAGACCAGAGATCATTTTGGGGTGGCACATGAATCTAAATATGATATAAGGCATTTTGGATTGTAGGGAATATTTAAGGCATGTACACGCTGTGACTCTACATCATAATATTAATTCAAACATTGATGTAATTGTCAAATACACTTTTACTCTATCAATTTCTTGCAGTAACCTATGAGTTCCTTTTTTTTCTGATCAAGAAATGTGACATAGAATTGTCACATTTCTAAAGGCCTTGTGTGTATAGATTCTAAAAAGGGCAGGTTGGTCTCAGTTTTTCAGgtctgttaaaaaaataaaacactaaTTCGACCTTCTGATCTAACactgtaaaagtaaaaagttaaaCTGCAGTGCATTTATCAGAAAATAAATTACACAATTGCAaaaacattctttttttttacttttgaatcCCCGCCTCctgtgtgcgaaatacccgtcaatattcgggggggggggggtccacatcCCCTGATTGTTGCGCAATACCGATCAATATTTTCTCAatatgtagtaggcctacaacatcgGACCACAACCAACCACAGGGCCTAcaaccatgcagtatgccgaagccggaaagGACACGCGCACAGttgcacacactcatcttatgcaacAATCAGTTCTATCGTCAccattcagtcactgcaaaaaAATATAGCCTCTTACCTTAAGTTATAATATACCTAAGAATATACCCATAtatttgaattctgaatactggacgtGGTGAGCTTAAAAACATTTAAGTGGCCATTAGTgacaataaaatattttattttttatttttttgatacaATTTGCGAGCCCCCTCAAATTTTGCTTTTGAGGCTTTCAGGGGCTATCATGAGTAAATCGGGGGGGTCGAGCCATGTCGTTGATAATGCCTGCCTCTAAAATATCGCACACTGCCTGCCTCTAAAATATACAACAGACTTCAAGATTCGTCTTAAACCAGCCGTATTCTGCGATTATTGTGGTTTGTAGCAAAGCGATTCACAAAATCACCAAAATCCAGGGCTTTTGCTCGACTTGACTctacacttacacaaacatcTTCCATGATCGATTTAAGGTAGGTCTTGACCAGTTTGAGTGTGAAAATGCTTCGTTCGCAGGTAGCTGTACTCACAGGTATGGCAATGGACCCTTTGCATAACCTGAACAGCTCATGGAAAACCTCTTTGCATGGTGCAATGATCTTTGTGAGTTCCACAATATAGGCTTTCAGGTTCAGAAAGTAAAAGTCGTGCCATGCTTATTGGTCCACCCATGCAACTACCCAGCTGTTTGAGATAATATTAATTTTGCTCAGTGGCTAGTCCATTGCCATACAAGTCCGAGCCATCAACGGTATCATTATTCATATGGATGGACAGTTTAACATTCTCAACCAGGAAGTGCTACCATTTACTGGTAGTCGGCATGCCAACCGTCTGGGGTGGTGCTTTACGCTCTTTGCTTCAACCGGTGTCCGCGTCCTCCGTCCACAGTGCTTCACCAGGCTGGCGGAGCAGGTGCTGGCGGCCAACAAGAAGGACCTGGACCTGCTGCGCATGTCCATCACGGACGAGCTCGACCTCGCCgccctggaggacgaggagggcaTCGGCGGCGGGGCGGCCGCGGACCCCGGCCGGAGCTGCTGGTGCTGAGGCCCTCAGCTCGtcgtttcggggggggggggggctgttttgATCATCGAAAATGTATGGAGGATTGAGTATTAATATGGTTTgaatatttgtgtttttgttcgcCTGTGCGTTTGCTCTACTGCTGGTGGTCGGATACACAGTGAAGGAGGGAAGGCGCTGAAGGCTCCTTTTACTTGTTATTACTTTCACTTCACAGAAAATGCTAGAAAGGACACTTGTGACGCTACAGGTTTGCAGCTCATTCCCCTTTGAAGTCGGGGCCCCGTAGAGGGACACAGGAGTGAACTCAAGACTATTTGGACCGCACAGCAAGGAACTTTATTTTCACACAATGTGCCTAGAGACTGGCGAATAAGAAAGATGTGTCAAGTTGATTTTCTTTGAGTTCTAGGTGTTCCTCTTTTTAAACCCATGTTATATTTTGTGATGGCCGAACTCCATGAAGTTGACATACCCTGTGTAAAAATGCTAATACTGGGCTTTTGGAACCTGTTCATGTGGTGGATTTGATACTCAACAGCTTGCTCGTTACCTTTTGTTGATAGTATTTTTCCAATGCGTCCGTGAACTTGATGTTTGCGT from Gadus macrocephalus chromosome 21, ASM3116895v1 carries:
- the rab15 gene encoding ras-related protein Rab-15 isoform X2, whose translation is MKTLMIDGVKVRIQIWDTAGQERYQTITKQYYRRAQGIFLVYDITSERSFQHIMKWASDVDEYAPEKVQKILVGNKSDDGDKRQVATAQAHKLAESYGMDFFETSAYNNHNITECFTRLAEQVLAANKKDLDLLRMSITDELDLAALEDEEGIGGGAAADPGRSCWC
- the rab15 gene encoding ras-related protein Rab-15 isoform X1 yields the protein MAKQYDVLFRLLLLGDSGVGKTCLLCRFTDNEFHPSHISTIGVDFKMKTLMIDGVKVRIQIWDTAGQERYQTITKQYYRRAQGIFLVYDITSERSFQHIMKWASDVDEYAPEKVQKILVGNKSDDGDKRQVATAQAHKLAESYGMDFFETSAYNNHNITECFTRLAEQVLAANKKDLDLLRMSITDELDLAALEDEEGIGGGAAADPGRSCWC